The Pontibacter sp. SGAir0037 DNA segment CAAGCGTTCAAGATTACCGATAGTTGCTTTCTTCTGCGGTCTGTTCGGTACATCGTTCGCGCTTTGGATGCAGATATGGATGCTAGGCTTTGACTGGCCAATGATTATTGGTGGTAAGCCACACATTGCCTTACCGTCTTTCATACCGGTTACATTCGAATTAACAGTACTTTGTGCTGCATTCGGGATGGTAATTACATTCTTTATTGTTACAAGTCTGAGACCTTCGTTCAAAGTTCCTGTTTTCGATAAGCGCTCTACAGATGATAAGTTTGTAATGGCTATCGAAATAAATGAAGGTGTTACTGATATGGCTGCTTTAAATGACCTGCTTCGTTCTAACGGTGCGATAGAAGTTAATCAGAAGGAGGTGATAAAATAATGAAAAGGTTAACTAACATAGGTTTAAAAGCCTCCGCTATTCTTTTCTCATCTGCTCTGCTTTTGGCTTGTAGCAATGAGCAGGACCCAGGGCTTGAGTATGCCCCGGATATGTATCACTCCGTTCCATTGGATCCTTATTCACAGTTAGCTCCCAATCAGTATAACCCGGGAGGGCTGAACATGCGTGTACCTGCTACAGGTACAGTGGCAAGAGGTAAAATGGGATATAACCTTTACCTGTCCCAGGATACAGCTGAAGTGGCAGGAGTTGAGCTTAAAAACCCTCTTCCTTACAACCAGGAGAACCTGGAAGAAGGAAAAGTTCTTTATGCCCGCTTCTGCTCTCCATGCCATGGCGAACAAGGCGACGGACAGGGTTTAGTAGGTGCTAAATTCAAAGGTGTGCCTTCTTATAGTGCTGGCAGGGTTGCTTCGCTTCCAGCTGGTCACATATTCCATGTGATCACAAACGGTAGAGGAAGAATGAGACCCCATGGTTCTCAGGTGAATCCTACGGAGCGCTGGAAAATTGTCATGTATGTGCAGCAATTACAAACTGGTCAGGCTGATGCTGGTACAGCAACTGAGTCTGAAGCAGGACAGGAAGCTGCCGAAACAGGTACAGATAACCCAGTAACAGGAAATTAAGTCTAAGGCATAATTTTATTAAAGAATAATGACAGAAGAAAGACTCATCATTAGCAGAAAGACGAATAATAAGTTTTTCTTAATGATAGCTATAGGTGTTGTTTTACTTATAGTAGGTGCAATTATAATGGCCATGGGAGGAGGAGGCCATCATGCAGCTGAAGGGCATGGTGCCGTTGCAGCTGCAGGCCATGAGCCGGAAGGTTGGTTTGATATCTTCAGAAGAAGAGTCTTCATGAACCTCTGGCTTAATAACGTTTACTTTACTGGTATAGCCCTGATCGGGGTATTCTTTGTAGCTGTACAGTATGTGGCTTATGCCGGTTGGTCGGTGTTGATCAAGCGTATACCTGAAGCATTGAGCTATTACCTGCCAGTTGGCGGTATTATCATGCTGATTGTCTTCCTGGTAGGCGGTCATGACATTTTTCACTGGACGCATGATTACCTGTATGATGTAAATGACCCGCGTTATGATGAAATCATTGCAGGTAAATCAGGTTATCTGAACTTCTGGTTCTACCTGATCAGAATGGTTGCCTTTTTCGGACTTTGGATTCTTTTCTTTAACTGGTTAAGAAGAAATTCAATCAACGAAGATTTGTACGGTGGTACAGGATATTACCACAAAAGCATCCGAATTTCTGCTATGTTCCTGGTTGTATTTGGTGTGACATCTTCCATGTCTGCCTGGGATTGGGTTCTTTCAATTGATACACACTGGTTCTCTACCATGTTTGGCTGGTATGTGTTTGCCAGCTGGTGGGTATCTGGTCTGGCTGCCGTAACGCTTACAGTTATTATTCTGAAGCAAAACGGTTACCTGACAATGGTTAACTCTAACCACTTGCACGACTTAGGTAAATTTGTATTTGCTTTCTCCATCTTCTGGACTTATGTATGGTTCTCCCAGTTTATGTTATACTGGTATGCTAACATACCGGAAGAGGTAATTTACTTCACAGACAGAGTAGGTATAGCTTTTGAAGGCGGTCATTATTTCGGGTTGTTCTTTATCAACCTGATTGTAAACTTTGCTTTCCCTTTCCTTGTTCTGATGACAAGAGATGCGAAAAGGCAGATGATTATGCTTAAATTAGCGACTATAGCTATTCTGATTGGTCACTGGTTAGATTTTTATCTGATGATGATGCCTGGTACCATGCGTGAAAACGGAAGCATTGGCTTCATTGAAATCGGTCTTGCACTTACGTTCCTGGGCGTATTCCTGTTAACGTTTACAAAAGGTCTTACCAAAGCATCTCTTGTTCCTGTTAACCACCCGTTCCTGGAAGAGAGTATTCACCATCATGTTTAGAGATTATACTAAAAGCGTTATATAATGATTACGTTCGCCATTGGTTTATCCATACTTCTATTAATAGTAATCCTGTTCCTTTTGTTCAGGATTGGCACTCTGGCTTCTATTTTCAGAGGCTCCAGCCAGCGTCATGTCGGTACAACAAAGACTAGTAATAAAGTTAACAGCACGCTTTTCCTGCTTTTCCTGATCGTAGGTGGTGGAGCTTTCTTCTGGTCATTTGCTGATTCTTGGGACACGATGAACCAGCCTCTTGCTTCTGTTCATGGTGCTT contains these protein-coding regions:
- a CDS encoding quinol:cytochrome C oxidoreductase, giving the protein MTEERLIISRKTNNKFFLMIAIGVVLLIVGAIIMAMGGGGHHAAEGHGAVAAAGHEPEGWFDIFRRRVFMNLWLNNVYFTGIALIGVFFVAVQYVAYAGWSVLIKRIPEALSYYLPVGGIIMLIVFLVGGHDIFHWTHDYLYDVNDPRYDEIIAGKSGYLNFWFYLIRMVAFFGLWILFFNWLRRNSINEDLYGGTGYYHKSIRISAMFLVVFGVTSSMSAWDWVLSIDTHWFSTMFGWYVFASWWVSGLAAVTLTVIILKQNGYLTMVNSNHLHDLGKFVFAFSIFWTYVWFSQFMLYWYANIPEEVIYFTDRVGIAFEGGHYFGLFFINLIVNFAFPFLVLMTRDAKRQMIMLKLATIAILIGHWLDFYLMMMPGTMRENGSIGFIEIGLALTFLGVFLLTFTKGLTKASLVPVNHPFLEESIHHHV
- a CDS encoding cytochrome c, with the translated sequence MKRLTNIGLKASAILFSSALLLACSNEQDPGLEYAPDMYHSVPLDPYSQLAPNQYNPGGLNMRVPATGTVARGKMGYNLYLSQDTAEVAGVELKNPLPYNQENLEEGKVLYARFCSPCHGEQGDGQGLVGAKFKGVPSYSAGRVASLPAGHIFHVITNGRGRMRPHGSQVNPTERWKIVMYVQQLQTGQADAGTATESEAGQEAAETGTDNPVTGN
- a CDS encoding DUF3341 domain-containing protein, which encodes MTKKFVLGIYDDEDVLLHAIENIRAAGTKIYDVFSPYPVHGIDDVLGIKRSRLPIVAFFCGLFGTSFALWMQIWMLGFDWPMIIGGKPHIALPSFIPVTFELTVLCAAFGMVITFFIVTSLRPSFKVPVFDKRSTDDKFVMAIEINEGVTDMAALNDLLRSNGAIEVNQKEVIK